A genome region from Tolypothrix sp. PCC 7712 includes the following:
- a CDS encoding ATP-binding protein: MSLNSANKHLPKSNNRIQLNLILIVPFVLQIFAAVGLVGYLSFKNSQKAVNNLAEQLIDKAGQQVDDRLDMYLALPIQLTQINVDAIANRELNLNDPIASGHYFWRQAKAFPHLSYVGYSLIDKREAGAGRWIKGVDLVLYENLSSGKASDYVADAQGKRAKLLQSYDFNPLTEPWYKDTVTAGKLTWSKIKAAEIRNSQFTEAGKALQRQDNSLDNGLDYYIAVSAAAPFYDNNRKLLGVTSIDLALTSISDFLRHLKVSPAGQVFIIERNGRLVGSSGNFPILYKVNNQVERYSIFDIPDRLIRTVAQGLQKRFHTLQAIQNQQEFNIVFNQERQFVQIKPWRDKYGLDWLVVVAVPESDFMAQIHAHNRTTMLLCLGALVIATIIAISTSRRIAQPILRLSQAAEAIANGKLDQNVASSNVRELDILARAFNYMAQQLQESFQALAQTNEQLEHRVEERTADLTNTLQELQQTQARMIQSEKMSSLGQMVAGVAHEINNPVNFIHGNVDFVHDYTESLLELVQLYQSEYPNPTSAIAEKISDIDLEFVSEDLLKLLTSMKLGTERIREIVKSLRNFSRLDEAEIKEVDIHEGIESTLLILHHRLQPEPGAVAIAVMRDYATLPLVECYPGQLNQVLMNILANAIDAIEEANTHRTSGEIQANPSQITISTAVIDADWIKIAIADNGLGMTEAVIQHIFDPFFTTKPVGKGTGMGMSISYQIITEKHGGKLECFSTPGKGTEIVVQIPIRQVNSQIST, encoded by the coding sequence ATGTCCTTGAACTCTGCCAACAAGCACCTTCCCAAATCAAATAACCGGATACAACTCAACTTAATTCTCATTGTGCCCTTTGTACTGCAAATTTTTGCGGCGGTGGGATTAGTTGGGTATCTCTCATTTAAAAATAGTCAAAAAGCTGTGAACAATCTGGCTGAACAGTTGATTGATAAAGCTGGTCAGCAGGTTGATGATCGCCTAGATATGTATTTGGCGTTACCCATTCAATTAACCCAAATAAATGTAGATGCGATCGCTAATCGCGAATTAAATCTTAACGATCCCATAGCTAGCGGACATTATTTTTGGAGACAAGCCAAAGCTTTTCCTCATCTCAGCTATGTGGGCTATAGTTTAATCGATAAAAGAGAAGCTGGCGCAGGACGTTGGATTAAAGGAGTTGACTTAGTACTCTATGAGAATTTGAGCAGTGGTAAAGCTTCCGACTATGTTGCTGATGCTCAAGGTAAGCGGGCTAAACTTTTACAAAGCTATGATTTCAATCCGTTAACAGAGCCTTGGTATAAAGATACCGTCACCGCAGGCAAGTTGACTTGGAGTAAAATTAAAGCGGCGGAAATTCGTAATTCACAATTTACTGAGGCGGGAAAAGCACTGCAAAGGCAGGATAATTCTTTAGATAATGGGCTGGACTATTACATTGCAGTTTCGGCTGCGGCTCCATTCTATGACAACAACCGCAAGTTACTGGGCGTAACAAGTATCGATTTGGCGCTAACTAGTATTAGTGATTTTCTGCGTCACCTCAAAGTTAGCCCAGCCGGTCAGGTGTTTATTATTGAGCGTAATGGTAGGTTGGTTGGGAGTTCTGGTAATTTTCCCATCTTGTACAAGGTAAATAACCAAGTAGAAAGATACAGCATCTTTGATATTCCCGATCGCCTCATTCGCACTGTCGCGCAAGGCTTGCAAAAGCGGTTTCATACCCTGCAAGCAATCCAGAATCAGCAAGAGTTTAATATTGTTTTCAACCAAGAAAGACAGTTTGTGCAAATCAAGCCGTGGCGAGACAAATACGGTTTAGACTGGCTGGTGGTTGTGGCTGTACCCGAATCCGATTTTATGGCACAAATTCATGCTCACAATCGTACAACTATGCTGTTGTGTTTGGGGGCTTTGGTAATTGCCACAATTATTGCAATTTCTACTTCTAGGCGGATTGCTCAACCAATTTTACGGCTGAGTCAAGCAGCAGAGGCGATCGCCAATGGTAAATTGGATCAAAATGTAGCTTCCTCAAATGTCCGCGAATTAGATATTCTGGCTCGTGCTTTCAACTACATGGCGCAGCAATTGCAAGAATCATTTCAGGCTTTAGCACAAACCAATGAACAATTAGAACATCGTGTAGAAGAACGGACTGCGGACTTAACAAATACTCTCCAAGAACTGCAACAAACCCAAGCGCGAATGATTCAATCCGAAAAAATGTCCAGCTTAGGACAAATGGTTGCAGGCGTTGCCCATGAAATCAATAATCCGGTTAATTTTATTCATGGTAACGTCGATTTTGTCCATGATTATACTGAGAGTCTTTTGGAGTTAGTGCAACTATACCAAAGCGAATATCCCAACCCCACATCAGCGATCGCAGAAAAAATTAGCGATATAGATTTAGAATTTGTCAGCGAAGATTTGCTCAAGTTACTCACCTCCATGAAATTGGGGACTGAACGCATCCGCGAAATTGTCAAATCTCTGCGAAACTTCTCCCGCTTGGACGAAGCGGAAATAAAAGAGGTTGATATTCATGAAGGTATTGAAAGTACATTGCTAATTTTGCATCATCGCTTACAACCTGAACCTGGTGCTGTGGCGATCGCAGTCATGCGCGATTATGCTACCTTACCGCTAGTCGAGTGTTATCCTGGGCAACTCAACCAAGTATTGATGAATATTCTGGCAAACGCCATCGATGCAATAGAAGAAGCCAACACTCACCGCACATCTGGGGAAATTCAAGCCAATCCCAGCCAAATTACCATCTCCACCGCAGTCATCGATGCTGATTGGATTAAAATTGCGATCGCTGATAACGGCTTAGGAATGACAGAAGCCGTCATTCAGCATATTTTTGACCCTTTCTTCACGACAAAACCTGTCGGTAAGGGAACAGGTATGGGGATGTCAATCAGCTATCAAATAATTACAGAAAAACATGGCGGTAAATTAGAGTGTTTTTCCACTCCTGGTAAAGGAACAGAAATTGTAGTTCAAATTCCTATCCGTCAGGTAAATTCTCAAATAAGTACTTAA
- a CDS encoding DUF3368 domain-containing protein produces the protein MAEYPAINTSPLIFLTKGGFLHLLQIVSPEIIVPQAVATEIQAYGEIDVTAMALAATSWLVEVVTSPVPPIIQSWDLGPGESAVLTWAYVNNGTEVIVDDLAARRCAIALGIPVRGTLGIVLTAKQRGAIPAARPVLEQLRLCGMYLSDKVMNQALALVGE, from the coding sequence GTGGCTGAATATCCTGCAATTAACACCTCCCCTCTGATTTTTTTGACTAAGGGTGGCTTTCTCCATCTATTGCAGATAGTCAGTCCAGAAATTATTGTCCCCCAAGCTGTTGCTACGGAAATTCAAGCATACGGGGAGATAGATGTAACTGCAATGGCGCTGGCTGCTACTTCTTGGTTGGTAGAAGTTGTTACATCCCCTGTTCCACCAATTATTCAGAGTTGGGATTTAGGCCCTGGTGAATCTGCTGTTTTAACTTGGGCTTATGTAAATAATGGAACTGAGGTAATAGTAGATGATTTAGCCGCTCGTCGTTGTGCAATAGCTTTGGGCATTCCAGTACGGGGAACTCTAGGTATAGTTCTTACTGCGAAACAACGAGGCGCAATTCCAGCAGCGCGTCCGGTTTTAGAACAACTACGCCTCTGTGGAATGTATTTGTCCGACAAAGTGATGAATCAAGCACTGGCATTAGTAGGAGAGTAA
- a CDS encoding UPF0175 family protein, producing the protein MTRVNLDLPEEVFSARRLTPNDFVRDMRLAAAIYWYQKGEISQEKAAQIAGLNRRDFLAALAREQVDVFTVDFDDLQQELNRG; encoded by the coding sequence ATGACCAGAGTAAATCTAGACTTACCCGAAGAAGTATTCTCAGCCCGTCGTCTGACTCCAAATGATTTTGTACGTGATATGCGCCTAGCGGCGGCTATCTACTGGTATCAAAAAGGTGAAATTTCCCAGGAAAAAGCTGCCCAAATTGCAGGTTTAAACCGCCGCGACTTTCTTGCAGCCCTTGCTCGTGAGCAAGTAGATGTGTTTACTGTAGACTTTGATGATTTGCAACAAGAATTAAACCGTGGCTGA
- a CDS encoding DUF937 domain-containing protein, with protein MGLFDQILGAVANSNQQGSLGQLGSIISTVDQLSNSTGADASTIQSLLSVVGGQVRSALQEKQATEGSEAVESVVNEFAGTSPNSAAVNSIFSPALQQQVAEFAAQRTGLDASLIQQLLPQIVPVVLNFLQSGANTQGFQAGGNPVLSSFLDSDNDGDVDISDAIQMASRYMGR; from the coding sequence ATGGGACTTTTTGATCAAATTCTTGGTGCTGTTGCCAATTCCAATCAGCAAGGCAGTTTGGGACAATTGGGAAGTATTATTAGCACTGTAGATCAATTGAGTAATAGCACTGGTGCAGATGCTTCTACAATTCAATCGCTGTTGTCGGTTGTAGGTGGTCAAGTGCGATCGGCTTTACAAGAAAAGCAAGCTACAGAAGGTAGTGAAGCTGTGGAATCCGTAGTCAATGAATTTGCAGGGACTTCGCCTAATTCCGCAGCCGTTAATTCCATATTTTCGCCTGCGTTACAGCAACAAGTGGCGGAATTTGCTGCTCAACGCACGGGTTTGGATGCTAGTTTGATTCAACAATTACTACCCCAAATTGTGCCTGTGGTGCTGAACTTCTTGCAATCTGGTGCTAATACTCAAGGTTTCCAAGCTGGGGGAAATCCAGTACTCAGCAGTTTCCTAGATTCCGATAATGATGGCGATGTCGATATTTCTGACGCTATCCAAATGGCTAGTCGTTATATGGGCAGATAA
- a CDS encoding pentapeptide repeat-containing protein yields the protein MKAEELLSNYAAGARDFTAVNLSEANLREANLSGAILDRAILDGANLSHANLSQTSLIEADLNGANLSDADLTGSNLTGAILDGAILDGAVLDGANLTQADLTVAKLIEANLSEAELHEATLVAANLDKADLSGADLTVADLTQANLAQADLNQANLNGANLEQANLEGTILDENG from the coding sequence ATGAAAGCAGAAGAACTTCTTTCTAACTATGCCGCAGGCGCAAGAGATTTTACTGCTGTCAACCTCAGCGAAGCCAATTTGAGAGAAGCCAATCTCAGTGGGGCCATTTTAGATAGAGCAATTTTAGATGGTGCGAATCTCAGCCATGCAAATTTAAGCCAAACTAGCCTGATTGAGGCTGATCTCAACGGTGCAAATTTGAGTGATGCTGACCTGACTGGGAGTAATCTCACTGGAGCTATCTTAGATGGTGCTATTTTAGATGGGGCTGTTTTAGATGGTGCTAATTTGACTCAGGCTGATTTAACTGTTGCCAAGCTAATTGAAGCTAATTTGAGTGAGGCGGAGTTACACGAAGCAACTTTGGTAGCTGCAAATTTAGATAAAGCCGATTTAAGTGGCGCAGACTTAACCGTAGCCGACCTCACCCAGGCGAATCTTGCTCAAGCAGACTTAAACCAAGCCAACTTAAACGGCGCAAATTTAGAGCAAGCTAATTTGGAAGGGACGATTTTGGATGAGAATGGTTGA
- a CDS encoding PspA/IM30 family protein produces the protein MEVMKRILRVFRANLNSLIGSTEDPEKVLEQTVLEMQENLMQLRRGVAQAIAIQKRTERQAAAADSTAEEWYRRAQLALQQGNEPLAKEALTKRRVYQETAKTLSEQRLEQNTLVDKLKQDMRTLELKISEAKTKKDMFIARARSAEASAKLQEMLNGVSSTSSLNAFERMEDKVLQIEAQSEAIAQLGGDDLQKKFASLESSNDIDAELAAMKMQVFDDANNTPSQQQLPKNQDS, from the coding sequence ATGGAAGTGATGAAGCGTATCCTGCGGGTGTTTCGCGCTAACCTTAATAGTTTAATCGGCAGTACGGAAGATCCAGAGAAGGTTCTGGAACAAACCGTCTTAGAGATGCAAGAAAACTTGATGCAACTACGGCGAGGAGTAGCACAAGCGATCGCCATCCAAAAACGTACCGAACGACAAGCTGCTGCGGCTGATTCTACAGCCGAAGAATGGTATCGTCGCGCGCAACTGGCTCTACAACAAGGTAACGAACCTCTCGCCAAAGAAGCTCTCACTAAACGCCGAGTTTACCAAGAAACTGCCAAAACTCTTTCTGAACAAAGGTTAGAGCAAAATACTTTGGTGGATAAACTCAAACAGGATATGCGGACGCTGGAATTAAAAATATCCGAAGCTAAAACCAAAAAGGATATGTTTATTGCCCGCGCCCGTTCTGCAGAAGCATCCGCCAAGCTGCAAGAAATGCTCAACGGAGTTTCCTCAACCAGCAGTCTCAATGCATTTGAGCGTATGGAAGACAAAGTTTTGCAAATAGAAGCCCAATCAGAAGCTATAGCGCAACTGGGTGGCGACGATCTGCAAAAGAAATTTGCTTCATTAGAATCTAGCAATGACATTGATGCTGAACTAGCAGCAATGAAAATGCAGGTTTTTGATGATGCAAATAACACACCATCACAACAACAGCTACCCAAAAATCAAGACTCTTGA
- a CDS encoding PspA/IM30 family protein, producing MGLFDRIKRVVSANLNDLVNKAEDPEKMLEQAILEMQEDLVQLRQGVAQAIAAQKRTEKQYNDAQNEINKWQRNAQLALQKGDENLARQALERKKTYTETGTALKTSLDQQSGQVETLKRNLIQLESKISEAKTKKEMLKARITTAKAQEQLQGMVRGMNTSSAMAAFERMEEKVLMQEARAQSAGELAGADLESQFAQLEAGSDVDDELAALKAQMTLGPASSANQPALPPQTPQQQSTQPKPNEVVDAELESLRKQLDQM from the coding sequence ATGGGATTATTTGATCGAATTAAGCGAGTAGTCAGTGCCAATCTCAACGACCTGGTAAATAAAGCAGAAGATCCGGAAAAAATGCTGGAACAAGCCATCCTGGAAATGCAGGAAGACTTAGTACAGCTGCGTCAGGGTGTTGCCCAAGCGATCGCGGCACAAAAACGCACTGAGAAACAGTACAATGATGCCCAAAATGAAATTAATAAGTGGCAACGCAATGCCCAACTAGCCCTACAAAAAGGTGATGAAAATCTAGCACGGCAAGCCCTAGAACGTAAAAAAACTTACACTGAAACTGGCACTGCGCTGAAAACTAGCTTAGATCAACAAAGTGGGCAAGTTGAAACCCTCAAGCGCAACCTCATCCAGCTAGAAAGCAAGATTTCTGAGGCTAAAACCAAGAAAGAAATGCTCAAAGCCCGGATTACCACCGCCAAAGCCCAAGAACAACTGCAAGGTATGGTGCGGGGTATGAATACCAGCAGTGCAATGGCGGCTTTTGAGCGCATGGAAGAAAAAGTCCTGATGCAAGAAGCTAGGGCGCAGTCAGCAGGAGAATTAGCTGGTGCTGATTTAGAAAGTCAATTTGCACAGTTGGAAGCTGGTAGTGATGTTGACGATGAATTAGCAGCCCTAAAAGCCCAAATGACCTTAGGCCCTGCTAGTTCAGCCAATCAACCCGCACTACCACCTCAAACACCCCAACAACAAAGCACACAGCCGAAACCCAATGAAGTGGTGGATGCTGAGTTGGAGTCTTTACGCAAGCAATTGGATCAGATGTAA
- a CDS encoding thioredoxin family protein codes for MSKGVITVTDAEFETEVLTTDLPVLVYFWASWCGPCRLMSPLINLAATKYSDRLKVVKMEIDPNPLTVKQYQVEGVPALRLIKDNALLASSEGVIGKDKLLSFLDEHLNSN; via the coding sequence ATGAGTAAGGGTGTAATCACCGTAACTGATGCTGAGTTTGAAACCGAAGTCTTAACAACCGATCTGCCAGTGTTGGTTTACTTTTGGGCTTCTTGGTGCGGGCCTTGTCGGCTCATGTCACCATTAATTAACTTAGCTGCTACTAAATACAGCGATCGCCTAAAAGTTGTCAAAATGGAAATTGACCCCAACCCACTTACTGTAAAGCAGTATCAGGTAGAAGGCGTACCAGCCTTAAGACTCATTAAAGACAACGCACTTTTGGCATCCTCTGAGGGTGTCATTGGTAAAGACAAATTACTCAGCTTTTTAGATGAACATTTAAATAGTAATTAG
- a CDS encoding LL-diaminopimelate aminotransferase: protein MIEFAKRLQPLQSNVFADMDKAKAIALAAGREIIDLSLGSSDLPTEAHVIEAIARSLHDPSTHGYLLFHATQGFRQAAASWYEKKFGIKVDPETEVLPLIGSQEGTAHLPLALLNPGDFALLLDPGYPSHAGGVYLASGQIYPMPLRAENGFLPVLSDIPAAVLAQSRMMVLSYPHNPTAAIAPLSFFKEAVAFCQQHNIVLVHDFPYVDLVFEGTGDQGLGANSALVPSILQADPDKSISIEFFTLSKSYNMGGFRIGYAIGNAELIRALRQVKAAVDFNQYRGILNGAIAALTGPQAGVEKAVETFRKRRDAFINALHRIDWHVPTPKATMYIWAKLPPTWSQNSREFCTQLVEKTGVAASPGTGFGKSGEGYVRFALVHEPPLLETAVERIAEFL from the coding sequence ATGATTGAATTTGCAAAGCGTTTACAACCCCTGCAATCTAATGTGTTTGCAGATATGGATAAAGCCAAGGCGATCGCTTTGGCTGCTGGGAGAGAGATTATTGACCTGTCGCTAGGTTCTTCGGATTTACCAACGGAAGCTCATGTAATTGAAGCGATCGCGCGATCGCTTCACGACCCGAGTACACATGGTTATTTGCTGTTCCATGCTACTCAAGGCTTTCGTCAAGCGGCTGCTAGTTGGTACGAAAAAAAATTTGGGATTAAGGTCGATCCGGAAACTGAGGTATTACCTTTAATCGGTTCTCAGGAAGGTACAGCACATTTACCTCTAGCATTGCTCAATCCTGGCGATTTTGCCTTGCTGCTTGACCCTGGTTACCCTTCCCACGCTGGAGGTGTATATTTAGCTAGCGGTCAAATCTATCCAATGCCATTACGGGCAGAAAATGGTTTTTTACCAGTATTGAGCGATATTCCGGCTGCTGTCTTAGCACAGTCGCGGATGATGGTTTTAAGTTATCCCCACAATCCCACAGCTGCGATCGCGCCGCTATCTTTCTTTAAAGAAGCAGTAGCTTTTTGTCAGCAACATAATATCGTCCTGGTTCACGATTTCCCCTATGTAGATTTGGTGTTTGAGGGGACAGGGGATCAGGGACTGGGAGCAAATTCGGCTTTAGTGCCCTCAATTTTGCAAGCAGACCCCGATAAAAGCATTTCCATTGAATTTTTCACCCTGTCTAAGTCTTACAATATGGGTGGCTTTAGAATTGGCTATGCAATTGGTAATGCTGAATTAATTCGCGCTTTACGCCAAGTTAAAGCAGCCGTCGATTTTAATCAATATCGTGGGATTTTGAATGGCGCGATCGCCGCTTTGACTGGCCCACAAGCGGGAGTGGAAAAAGCTGTTGAGACTTTCCGCAAACGTCGTGATGCTTTTATTAATGCCTTACATCGCATTGATTGGCACGTTCCTACCCCCAAGGCCACAATGTATATTTGGGCAAAGCTACCTCCTACTTGGAGCCAAAATTCTCGGGAATTTTGTACTCAACTAGTCGAAAAAACTGGTGTAGCAGCTTCTCCTGGTACTGGCTTTGGTAAATCTGGTGAAGGATATGTGCGCTTTGCTTTGGTGCATGAGCCACCTTTATTAGAAACTGCTGTTGAGAGAATTGCTGAGTTTCTGTAG
- a CDS encoding response regulator has protein sequence MTAQLISLNERLKSQAIKRILLIEDNDVNRMLLSDYLSHFGYDVQSLSLGSALFTTVEKFQPELILLDLKLPDIDGYSLLAQIKQKPEFAKIPIIVVSAFAFEIDQQRAINLGAWRYFVKPINLKALMMTIQEKLAC, from the coding sequence ATGACGGCACAATTAATATCTCTTAATGAGCGATTAAAGTCTCAAGCAATCAAACGAATTCTATTAATTGAAGATAATGATGTTAATAGAATGTTGCTCAGTGACTATCTCAGCCACTTTGGCTACGATGTCCAAAGTCTTTCATTAGGCTCTGCTTTATTTACCACTGTCGAAAAATTTCAGCCAGAGTTAATATTACTGGATTTAAAATTACCAGATATTGATGGCTATTCATTGTTAGCCCAAATCAAGCAAAAACCAGAGTTTGCCAAAATCCCAATAATTGTAGTTTCAGCTTTTGCTTTTGAAATCGATCAGCAACGAGCCATAAATTTAGGAGCTTGGCGTTACTTTGTAAAACCCATCAATCTCAAAGCTTTAATGATGACAATCCAAGAAAAACTAGCTTGTTAA
- the uvrC gene encoding excinuclease ABC subunit UvrC, with product MTKSSPTLVKDPERLESRLAEIPPEPGVYFMRDESDRIIYIGKSRKLRSRVRSYFRDGYNKSDRIATMVKQVAEIEFIVTDTEAEALALEANLIKQHQPYFNVLLKDDKKYPYVCITWSEDYPRIFITRKRQLGKERDKFYGPYTDAGLLREILRISKRIFALRQRPQPLFKDRPCLNYDLGRCPGVCQQLISPEEYRKTVQKVAMVFQGRTQELIDILKQQMEKAAEALNFEAAARIRDQIAGLKSLTADQKVSLPDDTVSRDAIALAADDQHACIQLFQIRAGQLVGRLGFVANAQAEFGAILQRVLEEHYQTADSVEIPAEILVQHELPDSEILADILTGKKGRKVTILAPQRQTKAELIEMVERNAQYELQRMQKLGDRNQQAMQDLAAIVDLPDLPHRIEGYDISHIQGSNAVASQVVFIDGLPAKQHYRHYKIKNPTVTVGHSDDFASLAEVIQRRFRKYIEDPQLTRAGNPDWPDLVMIDGGKGQLSSVVAILQEMNLLEDLRVVSLAKRREEIFLPGESQPLETDAEQPGVQLLRRLRDEAHRFAVSFHRQQRSDKLKRSRLDEIPGLGHHRQKLLLGHFRSVDYIRQATPAQLAEVSGIGPRLAQEIYDYFHP from the coding sequence GTGACAAAATCTTCTCCCACACTAGTTAAAGATCCAGAACGCCTAGAAAGTCGTCTAGCTGAAATTCCACCCGAACCAGGTGTTTATTTTATGCGGGACGAAAGCGATCGCATTATCTATATAGGCAAATCGCGGAAATTGCGATCGCGTGTCCGTTCTTATTTCCGCGATGGTTACAATAAAAGCGATCGCATTGCCACAATGGTTAAACAGGTGGCAGAAATTGAATTTATCGTTACCGATACCGAAGCAGAAGCTTTGGCGCTGGAAGCTAACTTGATTAAGCAGCACCAGCCATATTTTAATGTGCTGCTCAAGGATGATAAAAAATATCCTTATGTTTGCATCACTTGGTCAGAAGACTATCCCCGGATTTTTATTACTCGTAAGCGTCAACTAGGGAAAGAAAGAGATAAATTTTACGGGCCATATACAGATGCAGGTTTATTGCGCGAAATCTTACGCATTTCTAAGCGCATCTTTGCCTTGCGCCAACGACCTCAACCATTATTTAAAGACCGTCCTTGCTTGAATTATGATTTGGGACGCTGTCCTGGTGTGTGTCAGCAGCTGATTTCCCCAGAAGAATACCGGAAAACTGTACAAAAAGTAGCGATGGTATTTCAGGGAAGAACTCAGGAACTGATTGATATCCTGAAGCAGCAAATGGAGAAAGCCGCAGAAGCGTTGAACTTTGAAGCAGCAGCGCGGATTCGCGATCAAATAGCTGGGTTAAAGTCACTGACGGCGGATCAAAAAGTTTCTTTACCAGATGATACAGTTTCACGGGATGCGATCGCCTTGGCAGCGGATGACCAACATGCTTGTATTCAATTATTCCAAATTCGTGCAGGGCAATTAGTCGGACGCTTAGGATTTGTGGCGAATGCACAAGCGGAATTTGGTGCTATTTTACAACGCGTGTTAGAAGAACATTACCAAACTGCTGACTCGGTGGAAATTCCCGCAGAAATTTTAGTCCAGCATGAGTTACCAGATAGTGAGATATTGGCAGATATTTTAACTGGGAAAAAAGGGAGAAAAGTGACAATTCTTGCACCCCAGCGCCAAACCAAGGCAGAATTAATCGAAATGGTCGAGCGTAATGCCCAATATGAATTGCAAAGAATGCAAAAATTGGGCGATCGCAATCAGCAAGCAATGCAAGATTTAGCTGCAATTGTTGATTTACCAGACTTACCCCACCGCATCGAAGGTTATGATATCTCCCACATTCAAGGGTCGAATGCAGTAGCTTCCCAAGTAGTATTTATTGATGGGTTACCCGCCAAGCAGCATTATCGTCACTACAAAATTAAAAATCCCACAGTCACCGTCGGACATTCAGATGATTTCGCCAGTCTTGCAGAGGTCATCCAGCGTCGCTTTCGCAAGTATATTGAAGATCCACAATTAACCCGTGCGGGTAATCCTGACTGGCCAGATTTAGTGATGATTGATGGCGGTAAAGGTCAATTATCATCCGTTGTCGCCATTTTGCAAGAGATGAATTTATTAGAAGACTTGCGGGTTGTCAGTTTAGCGAAACGGCGAGAAGAGATTTTTCTCCCAGGAGAATCCCAACCTTTAGAAACCGATGCAGAACAACCAGGAGTACAATTATTGCGACGCTTAAGAGATGAAGCCCATCGCTTTGCTGTCAGTTTCCATCGCCAACAGCGTAGTGATAAATTAAAGCGATCGCGCCTAGATGAAATACCCGGTTTGGGACACCATCGCCAAAAGCTGCTATTGGGACATTTTCGTTCTGTTGACTATATTCGCCAAGCCACACCCGCACAACTAGCAGAAGTATCAGGTATTGGGCCGCGTTTAGCCCAAGAAATCTACGATTATTTTCATCCCTAA
- a CDS encoding RNA-guided endonuclease InsQ/TnpB family protein, which yields MKTLKFKLYEHKRNRHLKRTINAAGVIYNHCIALHKRYYRMFGKHLNCAKLQAHIAKLRKRNSFWQSVGSQAAQDICQRIEKAYQLFFKHNNKGVRPPGFKKVKKYKSFTLKQAGYKFLGGNRVKIGSRVYQFWKSREIEGTVKTLTIKRTPLGELFMVLVVDEGSSEVEVKTGKIAGFDFGLKTFLTCSDGTKIESPQFFKQSLSAIKKASSRHSKKLKGSSNRERARKNLVRKHEDISNRRRDWFWKLAHELTDRFDILCFETLNLKGMQRLWGRQISDLAFGEFLQILEWVAKKKNKLVVFIDQWYPSSKTCSNCKHILESLDLSVREWRCPSCQSVNGRDENASRNICAVGASTVGLGDVRLATPAIAV from the coding sequence ATGAAAACACTGAAGTTTAAATTGTACGAACACAAAAGGAATAGACACCTCAAGCGCACAATCAACGCTGCTGGAGTGATTTATAACCATTGCATTGCTCTACATAAAAGGTATTACCGGATGTTTGGCAAGCATTTAAACTGTGCAAAACTTCAGGCTCATATCGCCAAATTAAGAAAGCGTAATTCTTTTTGGCAATCAGTAGGTTCTCAAGCAGCACAAGATATTTGTCAACGCATTGAGAAAGCTTACCAATTGTTTTTCAAACACAATAACAAAGGAGTAAGACCACCAGGATTTAAGAAGGTCAAGAAATACAAATCGTTCACCCTTAAGCAGGCAGGTTATAAGTTTTTGGGTGGAAATAGGGTAAAAATTGGTAGTCGAGTTTACCAGTTTTGGAAGTCCAGAGAAATTGAGGGAACAGTCAAAACCCTAACTATTAAACGCACCCCGTTAGGTGAGTTATTTATGGTTTTGGTTGTTGATGAGGGTAGCTCAGAAGTTGAAGTTAAGACGGGTAAAATCGCTGGCTTTGATTTTGGGTTAAAGACATTCCTCACTTGCTCAGACGGCACTAAAATTGAATCGCCCCAATTTTTCAAGCAATCCCTAAGCGCCATTAAAAAAGCAAGTTCGCGGCATTCCAAAAAGCTAAAAGGCTCATCTAACAGAGAACGAGCCAGAAAGAATTTAGTACGCAAGCATGAAGATATTTCCAACCGTCGGCGTGATTGGTTCTGGAAATTAGCTCATGAGCTAACAGATAGGTTCGATATTCTCTGTTTTGAGACTTTAAATCTCAAAGGAATGCAACGTCTTTGGGGCAGGCAAATATCAGACTTAGCGTTTGGTGAGTTTCTGCAAATCCTAGAATGGGTTGCCAAGAAGAAGAATAAACTGGTTGTCTTTATCGACCAGTGGTATCCAAGTAGCAAGACATGCTCTAATTGTAAACATATTCTAGAAAGTCTTGATTTGTCAGTTAGAGAGTGGCGTTGTCCTTCCTGTCAGTCAGTTAATGGAAGAGACGAAAACGCTAGTCGCAATATTTGTGCAGTCGGGGCATCGACTGTTGGCTTAGGTGATGTCAGACTGGCTACGCCAGCAATCGCTGTCTGA